In a genomic window of Mycolicibacillus parakoreensis:
- the hemW gene encoding radical SAM family heme chaperone HemW, which yields MAPSALPTLQLRPGTPFGLYLHVPFCLTRCGYCDFNTYTPAELGGVNPDTWLAGLCAELTMAAEHLGGPVADTVFVGGGTPSLLGGTRMRVMLDAVRDSFGLAPQAEVTTEANPESTSPEFFEEIRTAGYTRVSLGMQSVAPGVLATLDRVHSPGRAQAAAAEAFAAGFEHVSLDLIYGTPGETDDDLCSSVEAAVAAGVDHVSAYALIVEDGTALARRVRRGELPAPDDDVLAARYELVDAMLADAGLHWYEVSNWSRPGGQCRHNLGYWDGGQWWGAGPGAHGHIGDIRCWNLKHPTAYSRAIDERALPVAGFETLSAVDRHTEEVMLGLRLRHGLATALLSAEERRRAQTAVGDGLLVAEGERLALTDRGRLLADAVVRTLLG from the coding sequence ATGGCGCCTTCTGCGCTGCCGACCCTGCAGCTTCGCCCCGGCACCCCGTTCGGGCTGTATCTGCACGTGCCGTTCTGCCTGACCCGCTGTGGTTACTGTGATTTCAACACCTACACCCCCGCCGAACTGGGCGGAGTCAACCCGGATACGTGGCTGGCGGGGCTGTGCGCCGAGTTGACGATGGCGGCCGAGCACCTCGGCGGGCCGGTCGCCGACACGGTGTTCGTCGGCGGGGGCACACCGTCGCTGCTCGGGGGCACCCGGATGCGGGTGATGCTCGACGCGGTGCGCGACAGCTTCGGGTTGGCGCCGCAGGCCGAGGTCACCACCGAGGCGAACCCCGAATCGACCTCGCCGGAGTTCTTCGAGGAGATCCGCACCGCCGGCTACACCCGGGTGTCGCTGGGCATGCAGTCGGTCGCACCCGGGGTGCTGGCGACGTTGGATCGGGTGCACTCGCCGGGCCGGGCCCAGGCCGCGGCCGCCGAGGCGTTCGCGGCCGGATTCGAACACGTCAGCCTCGACCTGATCTACGGCACCCCGGGGGAGACCGATGACGATCTGTGCTCCTCGGTGGAGGCCGCCGTCGCCGCCGGCGTCGACCACGTCTCGGCCTACGCGCTGATCGTCGAGGACGGCACCGCGCTGGCTCGCCGGGTGCGCCGCGGGGAACTGCCCGCTCCCGACGACGATGTGCTGGCCGCGCGCTACGAACTGGTCGACGCGATGCTCGCCGACGCCGGACTGCACTGGTATGAGGTGTCGAACTGGAGCCGCCCGGGCGGGCAGTGCCGCCACAACCTCGGCTACTGGGACGGCGGCCAGTGGTGGGGGGCCGGACCCGGCGCGCACGGGCACATCGGCGATATTCGGTGCTGGAACCTCAAGCACCCCACCGCTTACTCTCGCGCCATCGATGAGCGGGCGCTGCCGGTGGCGGGATTCGAGACGCTCTCGGCGGTCGACCGGCACACCGAAGAGGTCATGCTGGGCCTGCGGCTGCGCCACGGGTTGGCGACCGCGCTGTTGAGCGCCGAGGAACGCCGCCGCGCCCAGACCGCCGTCGGCGACGGGCTGCTGGTCGCCGAGGGGGAGCGCCTGGCGCTCACCGACCGCGGCAGGCTGCTGGCCGACGCGGTGGTGCGCACACTGCTGGGTTGA
- a CDS encoding MerR family transcriptional regulator, producing MTADSRAEPGTVTGILANLRRAPRRLRRGSRDVIEAAVSQLFDAAARDPGAANSGEYRIEELARLAGTTTRNIRVYRDRGLLPAPLRVGRIALYNDTHLTRLRLVTSMLDRGYNIAHVKEMLAAWENGKSLADVLGLESAIAGTWTTEHPETMSRRAAEALIANPAAFTRLVDLEIIRVDGMSATITRPKLIAAFREISGYGVDIETLIDLHEQILPHLDAVSDLLVRAGADHVLGRINPGEALPEDTEIAELITMLVRFRTQAVASVTATLASSIESTIESMVGSLLSDVLAPPNA from the coding sequence GTGACGGCCGATTCGCGCGCCGAACCGGGCACGGTCACCGGGATCCTGGCCAACCTGCGGCGGGCCCCGCGGCGACTGCGCCGGGGGTCCCGCGACGTGATCGAAGCCGCGGTGAGCCAGCTCTTCGACGCCGCCGCCCGCGATCCGGGCGCGGCGAACTCCGGGGAGTACCGCATCGAGGAGCTGGCCCGGCTGGCCGGCACCACCACCCGCAACATCCGGGTGTACCGGGACCGGGGGCTGCTGCCGGCCCCGCTGCGGGTGGGGCGGATCGCGCTCTACAACGACACGCATCTGACCCGGTTGCGCCTGGTCACCTCGATGCTCGATCGCGGCTACAACATCGCCCACGTCAAGGAGATGCTCGCCGCCTGGGAGAACGGCAAGAGTCTCGCCGATGTGCTGGGACTGGAGTCCGCGATCGCCGGGACCTGGACCACCGAACATCCCGAGACGATGTCGCGGCGCGCCGCCGAAGCGCTCATCGCCAATCCGGCGGCGTTCACCCGTCTGGTGGACTTAGAGATCATCCGCGTCGACGGGATGTCCGCGACGATCACCCGCCCCAAACTCATTGCGGCATTTCGGGAGATCAGTGGCTACGGGGTGGACATCGAGACGCTGATCGACCTGCACGAACAGATCCTGCCGCACCTGGACGCCGTCAGTGACCTGTTGGTCCGCGCCGGTGCCGACCATGTTCTCGGCCGCATCAACCCCGGTGAGGCGCTGCCCGAGGACACCGAGATCGCCGAGTTGATCACGATGCTGGTGCGTTTCCGCACCCAGGCGGTGGCATCGGTGACCGCGACACTGGCCTCATCGATCGAGTCGACCATCGAATCCATGGTCGGATCCCTGCTGAGTGACGTGCTGGCGCCGCCGAACGCCTAA
- a CDS encoding Rieske 2Fe-2S domain-containing protein, whose translation MVKGSPNRATPENRVHRVGNRALLALGRQEWIDRPSYRFENVLTFVFNAFGGARDRLTNLLNGVWLGHPVHPPLASFTSGAIGTTVALDALSVLPGRPRTEVLDASRFAQRALGVGIAANLASAVTGVADWQHTHEQDRRIGAVHGILNVVATGLYIQSWWDRRRGRHRRGIVTSAVAYGITTGSGFLGGALVFGSGIGLDQSGNRLRIAQWTPVAPVAELPAGKPTRVEVDGVPVVLCRTGDTVAALGGLCPHLAAPMEDGWLDRGRIVCPWHGSQFATATGEVVRGPAAAPLPCYQARVRGGTVELRDGADHPVGSGRHTPVSALGATETTTEEASL comes from the coding sequence ATGGTCAAGGGGTCCCCGAATAGGGCAACGCCGGAGAACCGGGTCCACCGGGTGGGCAACCGGGCGCTGCTGGCGTTGGGCCGCCAGGAGTGGATCGACCGGCCCAGTTACCGCTTCGAGAACGTGCTCACGTTCGTGTTCAACGCCTTCGGCGGCGCGCGCGACCGGCTCACCAACCTGCTCAACGGGGTGTGGCTGGGCCACCCGGTGCATCCCCCGCTGGCCTCGTTCACCAGCGGAGCGATCGGGACCACGGTCGCCCTCGACGCGCTCAGCGTGCTGCCCGGCAGACCCAGGACCGAGGTGCTCGACGCCTCCCGGTTCGCCCAACGTGCCCTGGGGGTGGGGATCGCCGCCAATCTGGCGTCGGCAGTCACCGGTGTCGCCGACTGGCAGCACACCCACGAGCAGGACCGCCGCATCGGCGCCGTGCACGGGATCCTCAACGTTGTCGCCACCGGTCTCTATATCCAGTCGTGGTGGGATCGGCGTCGGGGACGGCACCGGCGGGGGATCGTGACCAGCGCCGTGGCCTACGGAATCACCACCGGCAGCGGGTTTTTGGGTGGTGCGTTGGTCTTCGGATCCGGGATCGGGCTGGACCAGTCGGGTAACCGGCTGCGGATCGCGCAGTGGACCCCGGTCGCCCCGGTGGCCGAGCTGCCGGCCGGAAAACCCACCCGCGTCGAGGTCGACGGGGTGCCGGTGGTGCTCTGCCGCACCGGGGACACCGTGGCCGCGCTCGGCGGGCTCTGCCCGCATTTGGCCGCGCCGATGGAGGACGGGTGGCTCGACCGGGGCCGCATCGTGTGCCCCTGGCACGGTTCCCAATTCGCCACCGCCACCGGCGAGGTGGTCCGCGGCCCGGCGGCCGCCCCGCTGCCGTGCTATCAGGCCCGGGTGCGAGGCGGCACCGTCGAACTGCGTGACGGCGCCGACCATCCGGTCGGGTCGGGACGCCACACCCCGGTGTCCGCGCTCGGCGCCACCGAGACCACCACCGAGGAGGCCAGTCTGTGA
- a CDS encoding phosphoadenylyl-sulfate reductase: protein MSGRTETQLRELAARGAVELDGATATELLAWTDEHFGGRDGGRGHDGADYVVASNMADAVLVDLAAKVRPGVPVLFLDTGYHFAETIGTRDAVEAMYDVHILNVTPGQSVAEQDATHGKDLFARDPGLCCRLRKVEPLTRALHGYAAWVTGIRRVEAPTRANAPLISFDESFGLVKVNPLAAWTDADMDDYIAEHNVVVNPLIDEGYPSIGCAPCTAKPAAGADPRSGRWAGNAKIECGLHAS from the coding sequence ATGAGCGGGCGGACCGAAACGCAGTTGCGGGAGTTGGCCGCCCGCGGCGCGGTCGAACTCGACGGAGCCACCGCCACCGAGTTGCTCGCCTGGACCGACGAGCATTTCGGTGGCCGGGACGGTGGGCGCGGCCACGACGGTGCCGACTACGTGGTGGCCTCCAACATGGCCGACGCGGTGCTGGTGGATCTGGCCGCCAAGGTGCGCCCCGGGGTGCCGGTGCTGTTCTTGGACACCGGATACCACTTCGCGGAGACCATCGGCACCCGTGACGCGGTGGAGGCGATGTACGACGTGCACATCCTCAACGTCACACCCGGGCAGTCCGTCGCCGAGCAAGACGCCACGCACGGCAAGGATCTGTTTGCCCGTGATCCGGGCCTCTGCTGCCGACTGCGCAAAGTCGAACCGCTGACCCGGGCGCTGCACGGCTACGCGGCCTGGGTGACCGGGATTCGCCGCGTGGAGGCGCCGACCCGCGCCAACGCGCCGCTGATCAGCTTCGATGAGTCGTTCGGGCTGGTGAAGGTCAATCCGCTGGCCGCCTGGACCGATGCGGACATGGATGACTACATCGCCGAGCACAATGTGGTGGTCAACCCGCTCATCGACGAGGGCTATCCGTCGATCGGATGCGCACCGTGCACCGCCAAACCCGCGGCCGGTGCCGATCCGCGCAGCGGGCGCTGGGCCGGCAACGCCAAGATCGAGTGCGGGTTGCACGCCTCGTGA
- a CDS encoding Mce protein, with protein MSETQVAPTAAHRDSAAGRARRRLAPAVIVLLLVVVAYGGWRTYQRHRTDVAAAQALSAAERYALTLTSIDGEDPERYFAAARDGATGALQDMYATSTPRLQRLFADKAVVAHGRVIDSAVKSASPTHVTVLLFVDQAVTNAEDPDPHLDRSRVDITMEKVDGRWLASRMETP; from the coding sequence ATGTCTGAGACACAGGTCGCGCCGACCGCGGCCCACCGCGACAGCGCCGCGGGCCGCGCGCGTCGGCGCCTCGCCCCGGCGGTGATCGTGCTGCTGCTGGTGGTGGTGGCGTACGGCGGGTGGCGGACCTATCAGCGGCACCGCACCGACGTCGCCGCCGCGCAGGCCCTGAGTGCCGCCGAGCGCTACGCGCTGACCCTGACCAGCATCGACGGGGAAGACCCCGAGCGGTATTTCGCCGCGGCGCGCGACGGCGCCACCGGTGCGCTTCAGGACATGTATGCGACCTCGACGCCACGGCTGCAGCGGCTGTTCGCCGACAAGGCCGTGGTGGCCCACGGCCGGGTGATCGACTCCGCGGTCAAATCCGCCAGCCCCACCCACGTCACCGTGTTGTTGTTCGTCGACCAAGCGGTGACCAACGCCGAGGACCCCGATCCCCACCTCGACCGCAGCCGGGTGGACATCACGATGGAGAAGGTCGACGGTCGGTGGCTGGCCAGCCGGATGGAGACGCCATGA
- a CDS encoding nitrite/sulfite reductase produces MTTASTAAPKARPKKTRDEGQWALGSLDPLNPNEELKRDDPALNVRARILDTYSKQGFDSIDKTDLRGRFRWMGLYTQRAQGYDGTFTGDENADLLEAPYFMMRVRCDGKPMSVAAVRTLGTISTEFARDTADISDRMNLQYHWIEIENVPEIWDRLAAVGLQTTEACGDCPRGMLGSPLAGESLDEVLDTTPALDEIVRRYIGDPEYANLPRKYKTAISGLQDVAHEINDVSFIGVEHPEHGPGLDLWVGGGLSTNPMLAQRLGAWVPLDEVPDVWEAVTKLFRDYGYRRLRSKARLKFLVKDWGVEKFREVLETEYLGRQLLDGPAPVQPTATVDHVGVQRTKNGLNAVGVAPVSGRVSGTTLTKVAELMEQAGSDRARFTPYQKLIILDVADDKLDELLAGLDALGLPANPSPWRRNLMACTGLEFCKLSFVETRVRAQALVPELERRLDDLNALLEVPVTVNLNGCPNSCARIQVADIGFKGQMIDDGTGNPVPGFQVHLGGSLGADSGFGRKLRQHKVTSDELGDYIERLVRNFIKQRTDGERFAQWVVRAEEDDLR; encoded by the coding sequence ATGACCACCGCCTCGACCGCCGCGCCGAAAGCCCGGCCGAAAAAGACCCGTGACGAGGGCCAGTGGGCGCTGGGCAGCCTCGACCCGCTGAACCCCAACGAAGAACTCAAGCGCGACGACCCGGCGCTCAACGTGCGGGCCCGGATCCTCGACACCTACTCCAAGCAGGGGTTCGACTCGATCGACAAGACCGACCTGCGTGGCCGGTTCCGTTGGATGGGTCTCTACACCCAACGCGCCCAGGGCTACGACGGCACCTTCACCGGTGACGAGAACGCCGACCTGCTGGAGGCGCCCTACTTCATGATGCGGGTGCGCTGCGACGGCAAGCCGATGTCGGTGGCCGCGGTGCGCACCCTGGGCACGATCTCCACCGAGTTCGCCCGCGACACCGCCGACATCTCCGACCGGATGAACCTGCAGTACCACTGGATCGAGATCGAGAACGTCCCCGAGATCTGGGACCGGCTGGCCGCGGTGGGCTTGCAGACCACCGAGGCGTGCGGCGACTGCCCGCGCGGCATGCTCGGCTCGCCGCTGGCCGGCGAATCCCTCGACGAGGTGCTCGACACCACACCGGCGCTCGATGAGATCGTGCGCCGCTACATCGGCGACCCCGAGTACGCCAACCTTCCCCGCAAGTACAAGACCGCGATCTCGGGGCTGCAGGACGTCGCCCACGAGATCAACGACGTGTCGTTCATCGGGGTCGAGCACCCCGAACACGGCCCCGGCCTGGACCTGTGGGTCGGCGGCGGGTTGTCGACCAACCCGATGCTCGCCCAGCGCCTCGGCGCGTGGGTGCCCCTCGACGAGGTGCCCGACGTGTGGGAAGCGGTCACCAAGCTGTTCCGCGACTACGGCTACCGACGGTTGCGCTCCAAGGCCCGGCTGAAGTTCCTGGTCAAGGACTGGGGCGTGGAGAAGTTCCGGGAAGTTCTCGAAACGGAGTACCTGGGACGCCAGCTGCTCGACGGCCCCGCCCCGGTGCAGCCCACCGCCACCGTCGACCACGTCGGGGTGCAGAGGACCAAAAACGGCCTCAACGCGGTCGGAGTGGCTCCGGTCTCCGGCCGGGTGTCGGGCACCACGTTGACGAAGGTGGCCGAGCTGATGGAGCAGGCCGGCTCCGACCGCGCCCGGTTCACCCCGTACCAGAAGCTGATCATCCTCGACGTCGCCGACGACAAGCTCGACGAACTGCTCGCCGGATTGGACGCCCTGGGCCTGCCCGCCAACCCCTCACCCTGGCGACGCAACCTGATGGCCTGCACCGGTCTGGAGTTCTGCAAACTGTCCTTCGTCGAGACCCGGGTGCGCGCCCAGGCTCTGGTGCCCGAGTTGGAGCGTCGCCTGGACGATCTCAACGCGCTGTTGGAGGTGCCCGTCACGGTCAACCTCAACGGCTGCCCGAACTCGTGCGCGCGCATCCAGGTCGCCGACATCGGGTTCAAGGGCCAGATGATCGACGACGGCACGGGCAACCCGGTGCCCGGTTTCCAGGTGCATCTGGGCGGCAGCCTCGGCGCCGACAGCGGCTTCGGACGCAAACTGCGTCAACACAAGGTGACCAGCGACGAACTCGGTGACTACATCGAGCGCCTGGTGCGCAACTTCATCAAGCAGCGCACCGACGGGGAGCGGTTCGCCCAGTGGGTGGTGCGCGCCGAGGAGGACGACCTCCGATGA
- a CDS encoding transglycosylase family protein produces MTPRRRWAAALLAGTALVAPAVAAGDGVNWEAVAQCESGGDWSAATGNGDFGGLQISESTWRANGGAEMAANPADASPAEQVDVAKHILASQGPDAWPSCLSSSRDAAPTGSLSHLITELWNDAGGYRGPR; encoded by the coding sequence ATGACGCCGCGCCGCCGGTGGGCGGCGGCACTGCTCGCGGGCACCGCGCTGGTGGCCCCCGCGGTCGCCGCCGGGGATGGCGTCAACTGGGAGGCGGTCGCTCAGTGCGAGTCCGGCGGCGACTGGTCGGCCGCTACCGGCAACGGCGACTTCGGCGGCCTGCAGATCAGCGAGAGCACCTGGCGGGCCAACGGCGGCGCCGAGATGGCCGCCAATCCCGCCGACGCGAGCCCCGCCGAGCAGGTCGACGTGGCCAAACACATTCTGGCCAGCCAGGGTCCGGATGCCTGGCCGAGCTGCCTGTCATCGAGCCGCGATGCCGCCCCGACGGGCTCGCTGAGCCACCTGATCACCGAACTGTGGAACGATGCCGGCGGCTACCGGGGGCCGCGCTGA
- a CDS encoding flavin-containing monooxygenase, which produces MPKPRLYQTLIIGAGFTGIGAAIKLDRAGLDDFLILERSDRVGGTWRDTRYPGAACDIPSLLYSFSFVKNPSWSRAYSPAEEICRHIEAMAEQFTVRDRIRFGHEVTGLRFDDATGVWTVAAGRRRFRARTVVLASGPLTDASLPDMRGLDSYTGHVIHSARWDADYDFTGKRVAVIGTGASAVQIVPELVNKADFVKVFQRTPGWVLPRVDVAMPAAVKDLFARVPAAQELARQALFWGHEITAGALVWDTPLSGLVARLGRAHLRAAVADPWLRRQLTPGFTPGCKRMLLSSDYYPALQRPNCKLIDWPIATLSPAGIRTSDGVEHHLDAIVFATGYDVHLSGPPFPVTGLDGRSLADEWAGGGQAYKSIQAHGYPNLFFMTGPNSGPGHNSLLVYVEGQLDYAVRAISTIVRDDLRYLDVLADVQRRHNIRLQRRLAKTTWMSGCRSWYLTDDGFNAAMYPGFATQYLRQMRSFRMSDYLAVPRRSPARAVVSA; this is translated from the coding sequence ATGCCCAAGCCACGCCTCTATCAGACCCTGATCATCGGCGCCGGATTCACCGGCATCGGGGCGGCGATCAAACTCGACCGGGCCGGACTCGACGACTTCCTCATCCTGGAGCGCAGCGACCGCGTCGGCGGCACCTGGCGAGACACCCGCTATCCCGGTGCGGCCTGCGACATCCCGTCGCTGCTGTACTCCTTCTCGTTCGTCAAGAACCCGTCGTGGTCGCGGGCCTACTCCCCCGCCGAGGAGATCTGCCGCCACATCGAGGCCATGGCCGAACAGTTCACGGTGCGCGACCGGATCCGGTTCGGCCACGAGGTCACCGGGCTGCGCTTCGACGACGCCACCGGGGTGTGGACCGTCGCGGCGGGGCGGCGACGGTTTCGGGCGCGCACCGTGGTGTTGGCGTCGGGTCCACTGACCGACGCCAGTCTGCCCGATATGCGCGGCCTCGACAGCTACACCGGTCATGTCATCCACTCCGCGCGCTGGGACGCCGACTACGATTTCACCGGCAAACGGGTCGCGGTCATCGGAACCGGCGCCAGTGCGGTGCAGATCGTGCCCGAACTGGTCAACAAGGCCGACTTCGTCAAGGTGTTCCAGCGCACCCCCGGATGGGTGCTGCCCCGGGTCGATGTCGCCATGCCCGCCGCGGTCAAGGACCTGTTCGCCCGGGTCCCGGCCGCCCAGGAGCTGGCCCGCCAGGCACTGTTCTGGGGCCACGAGATCACCGCCGGCGCGCTGGTGTGGGACACACCGCTCAGCGGGTTGGTGGCCCGGCTGGGCCGAGCCCACCTGCGCGCCGCGGTCGCCGATCCGTGGTTGCGTCGCCAACTCACCCCCGGCTTCACCCCGGGCTGCAAACGCATGCTGCTCTCCAGCGACTACTACCCCGCCCTGCAGCGCCCCAACTGCAAGCTGATCGACTGGCCGATCGCGACCCTGAGCCCGGCCGGAATCCGTACCAGCGACGGGGTGGAGCACCACCTGGATGCGATCGTGTTCGCCACCGGCTACGACGTGCACCTGAGCGGACCGCCGTTCCCGGTCACCGGTCTCGACGGCCGCAGCCTGGCCGACGAGTGGGCCGGCGGCGGGCAGGCTTACAAGAGCATCCAGGCCCACGGCTATCCCAATCTATTCTTCATGACCGGGCCCAACTCCGGGCCCGGGCACAACTCGCTGCTGGTCTACGTCGAGGGCCAACTGGACTACGCGGTGCGCGCGATCTCCACGATCGTGCGCGACGACCTGCGCTACCTCGACGTGCTCGCCGACGTCCAACGCCGCCACAACATCCGGCTGCAGCGCCGGTTGGCCAAGACGACGTGGATGTCGGGGTGTCGCAGCTGGTATCTGACCGACGACGGGTTCAACGCGGCCATGTATCCCGGTTTCGCCACCCAGTATCTTCGACAGATGCGCTCGTTCCGAATGTCCGACTATCTCGCGGTGCCCCGGCGGTCACCGGCCCGCGCCGTCGTGTCCGCGTGA
- a CDS encoding hemerythrin domain-containing protein, giving the protein MSNAYDVLREHHDVLRGLGTRLKAAPVGSAERQRILDELLVEFDIHMRIEDDIYYPALAAASRLIAIAHAEHRQVYDALATALRTPTTSPDYEDEWNFFLTVLEAHADEEERDLIPPPAPLSFTDEQLEDLGAAMSARMTKLRNSRWEHWHVKSRAALLRAM; this is encoded by the coding sequence GTGAGCAACGCCTACGACGTCCTGCGGGAGCACCACGACGTGCTGCGCGGCCTGGGTACCCGGCTGAAGGCGGCCCCGGTCGGCTCGGCCGAACGTCAGCGCATCCTCGATGAGCTGTTGGTGGAGTTCGACATCCACATGCGCATCGAGGACGACATCTACTACCCGGCGCTGGCCGCGGCGAGCCGGCTGATCGCGATCGCCCACGCCGAACACCGTCAGGTCTACGACGCGCTGGCCACCGCGCTGCGCACCCCCACCACCTCGCCGGACTACGAGGACGAATGGAATTTCTTCCTCACCGTGTTGGAAGCGCACGCCGATGAGGAGGAGCGCGACCTGATACCGCCGCCGGCGCCGCTCTCCTTCACCGACGAGCAGTTGGAGGATCTCGGTGCGGCGATGAGCGCGCGGATGACCAAGCTGCGCAACTCCCGCTGGGAGCACTGGCATGTCAAGAGCCGGGCGGCGTTGCTGCGCGCGATGTAG
- a CDS encoding Ms4527A family Cys-rich leader peptide, protein MTVARRTPFDIALVARRHVDLKRVCSCCCLP, encoded by the coding sequence GTGACTGTTGCTCGCCGCACCCCGTTCGACATCGCCCTGGTGGCGCGGCGCCACGTCGACCTCAAGCGCGTCTGCAGCTGTTGTTGTCTGCCTTGA
- a CDS encoding salicylate synthase gives MTEVSVQAPVAAADLVEIPPGFDPADLAAELAAVLPERDGEDYQLYERGGIWTLAIGVRAMVELDSDELRVVDDGRVERRGWSGRPAAVLAEAVDAMLLEADQAFGWVTFEFAAHRWGLQDRLDPGTPLARVFCPRIRIVVTAEHVRLCDADARCRAALAELLRQEPTPAPTPSAVNVGLDTSGFCDRVAGAIGEIEAGRYEKVILSRRVPLPFAVDFPATYRLGRRSNTPARSFLLRVGGIRSLGFSPELVAAVRANGVVLTEPLAGTRALGRGAAPDRQAREDLVSDSKEIVEHAISVRTSMAEMAEVAEPGTAAVTDFMTVRERGSVQHLGSTVRARLAPRCNRMDALEAFFPAVTASGIPKGEALDAIMRLDEGLRGLYSGAVVMFGADGEMDAALTLRAAYERDGQAWLRAGAGIIAASTPEREFEETCEKLATVAPYLVAVAGQAERR, from the coding sequence GTGACCGAGGTTAGTGTTCAAGCCCCCGTCGCCGCGGCGGATCTCGTTGAGATCCCGCCGGGTTTCGACCCCGCCGACCTGGCCGCCGAACTCGCCGCGGTGCTGCCCGAACGGGACGGCGAGGATTATCAACTCTACGAACGTGGCGGCATCTGGACTCTGGCGATCGGGGTGCGCGCCATGGTCGAGTTGGACAGCGACGAGTTGCGCGTGGTCGATGACGGCCGTGTCGAGCGTCGCGGCTGGTCCGGCCGACCCGCCGCGGTGCTCGCCGAGGCCGTCGACGCGATGCTGCTCGAGGCGGATCAGGCCTTCGGCTGGGTGACCTTCGAGTTCGCGGCGCACCGCTGGGGGCTGCAGGACCGACTGGACCCCGGAACGCCGCTGGCACGGGTGTTCTGTCCGCGCATCCGCATCGTCGTCACCGCCGAGCATGTCCGATTGTGCGACGCCGACGCGCGCTGCCGTGCCGCGTTGGCAGAGCTGTTGAGACAGGAGCCGACGCCGGCGCCGACGCCCTCCGCGGTGAACGTGGGCTTGGATACCAGTGGCTTCTGCGACCGGGTCGCCGGTGCGATCGGGGAGATCGAGGCCGGTCGCTACGAGAAAGTCATCCTGTCGCGCCGCGTCCCGTTGCCGTTCGCGGTGGATTTTCCGGCGACCTACCGGCTGGGGCGGCGCAGCAACACCCCGGCGCGCTCGTTTCTGCTGCGAGTGGGCGGGATTCGCTCGTTGGGGTTCAGCCCGGAGCTGGTCGCCGCGGTCCGCGCCAACGGTGTGGTGCTCACCGAACCGTTGGCCGGGACCCGGGCGCTGGGCCGTGGTGCCGCCCCGGACCGACAAGCCCGCGAGGACCTGGTCTCCGACTCCAAGGAGATCGTCGAGCACGCCATCTCGGTGCGTACCTCGATGGCGGAGATGGCCGAGGTGGCCGAACCGGGCACCGCCGCGGTCACCGACTTCATGACGGTGCGCGAGCGCGGCAGCGTGCAGCATCTGGGCTCGACCGTGCGCGCCCGCCTGGCACCCCGGTGCAATCGGATGGACGCGCTGGAGGCGTTCTTTCCGGCGGTCACCGCCTCCGGGATCCCGAAGGGCGAGGCGCTGGACGCCATCATGCGCCTCGATGAGGGGCTGCGCGGGCTGTATTCCGGAGCGGTGGTGATGTTCGGCGCCGACGGTGAGATGGACGCCGCCTTGACGTTGCGCGCCGCCTACGAGCGCGACGGGCAGGCGTGGCTGCGCGCGGGTGCGGGGATCATCGCCGCCTCCACCCCGGAGCGAGAATTCGAGGAGACCTGCGAAAAGCTCGCGACGGTGGCACCGTACCTGGTGGCCGTCGCTGGACAGGCCGAGCGACGTTAG